AAGGCCTCGTGCCTCGTCGGGTCGAACCGTTCGTTTACGGCCTTTATCTCCTTCAGGCCGAACTTTTCGAGCGTGGAGTGCATCTGGGAGAGCGTGAGGTCCACGCCTTCTTTTAGCCCCTCGATCCCGCTTTCGTCATCCGCGTGCCCGAGCGCCCGCTCCAGGTTGTCAAGCGCCGGGAGTATTCCTTCCATGAGCTTTTCGTTTGCGAAGGCCATCAGGTAGGCCTTCTCCTTTTCAACCCTTTTCTTGTAGTTTTCCAGGTCGGCGCACTTCCTCAGGAACTTTTCGTGGGCCCCGGCGGCGTCTTTCTCAGCGGAGTCGAGGGCCTCCTTGAGGCGCTCCACGTCCGTTGCCTCCCCGGCGGCTTTTTCCTTTTCCGTTTCCGCTTCCATTCCCGCTTCCGCCTCTTCGCCTTCCCGCTCTACGTTCGTTTCTTCCCGTTCGTCCATTAAGTACCTCTTTTTATAGGTGTAAGGGCCGGGGTTCTACCGGGCCCTTTAAATAATCCGGCCGAAGAGCCCCGCGGTATAGTCGACAAGCGGGATGATCTTCGAGTAGTTCATCCTGAGGGGGCCTATGACCCCGAGCGTGCCGAGCGTCTCTCCTTCTTTGCCGTACGGGGCCACGACGAAGCCGAGCCCTTCGAACTCCTTGACGTTGCTCTCCGAGCCGAGGCATATATGCACCCGGCCCTCTTCCATGCTCCTGTCGAGTATCTTCAGGAGGAGGCTCTTCTCCTCGAACGCGTTGAAGACCTGCTTCATCCTCGCTATGTCCTCGGCGAACTCGGGCTGGTCCAGTATGTTCGCCGTACCCTCCACGTAGAGGTCGCTTAACGGGTCTGCGGCCATCTCGGCGAAGGCCATCTCGGCCAGGCGGAGCGTATTGGCCATGAGCTCGTCGTAGAGGTTCTTCTCGCTCCGCATCTCCTCCAGGACCCGCGTCCTTAGCGCCGTGAGGCTCAACCCCGCAGCGAACGAGTTAAGGTAGTTGGAGGCCCGGTCGAGGTCGAGCCGTTCCGTCTCCTCGCCGGCCCTTACGACACCGGTGCGCACCAGCCCTTCGACCGAGACCATGACGACCATTATGTGCGTGCTGTCCACGCGGAGGAAGCGGATCTCCCTTACCGCTATGGCGGCCGGGCCCGCCGCGATTACGAGCCCCGCGCAGTAGGTAAGTGCGGAGAGTGTCTTGCCCGCGGCCCTCATGATGTTCCCGGTGGCGACCGGTACGGTGCAGTTCTCCCTTATCAGCGCCTTCTGGGCTTCGAGCGGCTCTTCGAGCTTCAAGAGGTTGTCCACGTAGAGGCGGAAACCCTTTTCACTGGGTATCCTGCCGGCCGAGGTGTGCGGCTGGACGAGGTAGCCCGCCGCTTCGAGTTCGGCCATGGTGTTCCGTACGGTGGCCGGGCTTACCCCGATAGAATAGTTCGTTGCCACGGCCTTCGAGCTCACCGGCTCGGCCTTGAGTATGTAGTCCTGTATGACCGAAAGCAGGACGGCCATGGAGCGTGTCGAGAGGTTTTCCTTCATAACTTCACAAGATACCAATGGTAAGAAGCCCTGTCAAGGAAAGAGCAATGTTTAAGCCGCATTATCCGCATGCCCGCTCTACCGCCGACAGGAACAGCTCGTTTGAGAAGAGCATCCCCTTTTCGGTTAGCGAGAGGTTTTTACCCTTACCCTCGTAGCGTATTAACCCCTCTTTTTCGAACCTTTCGAAGTCCAGCGCCCGGTGCGGGGGGAAGCCGAAGCGGTCGGTGAAGGCGGCGGCGTTCACCCCGACGGAGGTCCTGAGCCCGAGCATCATGCTCTCGGCCGCGGCCTCCTCTTTTTTAAGCTCCTCCCCGCCTGCCTCTGGCGAGCCGGTCTCTTCCACCCGCGCCATGTACCTCTCGATCTTCCGTTCGTTCCACCACCGGCGGCCCCATCCCGGGCGGTCGAGGTAGGAGTGCGCCCCCGCGCCGAGCCCCAGGTAGTCGCCGCCCTGCCAGTAACGCATGTTGTGCCTGCTTGAGAGGCCGGGAAGGGAGAAGTTGGATATCTCGTAGTGGTCGTAGCCCGCAGCTTTAAGCAGCCCGATGGCGGACCGGTACATCTCCGTTGTCTCGTCGTCGGCCGGGAGTTTTATCTTTCCGCTCGTGCGGGCCTCGTGCATGGGCGTGCCTTCCTCAAGGGTAAGGCCGTATATGGAGAGATGCTCCGGCCGCATCTCTATTACCTCGGTAAGGGTCGCCTCCCAGCTCTTCTGGTCCTGGCCCGGGACGCCGAAGATGAGATCCACCCCCACGTTTTCAAAGCCCGCCCGCCTTGCCGAGTCAAAAGCCTCTTTGGCCGCCCGCGCGTCGTGGCTCCTGCCGAGCGCTTCGAGCTCTCGGTCGTTAAGCGACTGGACGCCGAGGCTGAGCCTCGTCACCCCGGCCGAGCGGAAACCGGCGAGTTTTTCTTCGGTTACCGTATCCGGGTTGGCCTCGAGCGTTACCTCGATATCTTCAAAGGGGGTGAAGCGGCCGGTTATGCCGCTAATGAGGCGCGCTACCGCGCCCGCCGAGAAGAGCGAGGGCGTGCCGCCGCCGAGATATACGGATTCCAATCCCGCGCCGGAAAGCCCTTCTTTTTCAATTAGTTGAGATAGTTCCCTGAGGACGCACTCCGAGTATTTACGCTCGGGAGGGGAGGGGCTCTCTACGGAGTTGAAGTCGCAGTAGGGGCACTTTCTGGCGCAAAATGGGATGTGGACGTATACCCCTATGTCTCTCAGCCGTTTTTCTTCTCTACGTATTCCCACAGTCTCTTCAGAAAGTCCCAGGGGGATATTATCCCGAGGAGCCTCTTTTCGTCGTCCACGACCATTATGCACTCCACGGGCTTTTCCGCGTTTACGCAGATGGCCGCTATCTCCATTGTCGAGGTCTCCGGGCTTATGGAGCAGACCCCGTCGGCCCCCATATCGAGGAACTCGCTTAATTTTTTCGCGGTCAGCCCCTCGAACTTCTCTATGAACTCTTTGGG
This portion of the Thermodesulfobacteriota bacterium genome encodes:
- a CDS encoding nucleotide exchange factor GrpE; the encoded protein is MDEREETNVEREGEEAEAGMEAETEKEKAAGEATDVERLKEALDSAEKDAAGAHEKFLRKCADLENYKKRVEKEKAYLMAFANEKLMEGILPALDNLERALGHADDESGIEGLKEGVDLTLSQMHSTLEKFGLKEIKAVNERFDPTRHEA
- the hemW gene encoding radical SAM family heme chaperone HemW, producing MGIRREEKRLRDIGVYVHIPFCARKCPYCDFNSVESPSPPERKYSECVLRELSQLIEKEGLSGAGLESVYLGGGTPSLFSAGAVARLISGITGRFTPFEDIEVTLEANPDTVTEEKLAGFRSAGVTRLSLGVQSLNDRELEALGRSHDARAAKEAFDSARRAGFENVGVDLIFGVPGQDQKSWEATLTEVIEMRPEHLSIYGLTLEEGTPMHEARTSGKIKLPADDETTEMYRSAIGLLKAAGYDHYEISNFSLPGLSSRHNMRYWQGGDYLGLGAGAHSYLDRPGWGRRWWNERKIERYMARVEETGSPEAGGEELKKEEAAAESMMLGLRTSVGVNAAAFTDRFGFPPHRALDFERFEKEGLIRYEGKGKNLSLTEKGMLFSNELFLSAVERACG
- a CDS encoding CBS domain-containing protein — protein: MIAANIMNTEVVTLGPEATLGEGIKLLTEKGISKLPIVDGERRVLGLITPRILMKAVLPKYITSGFLKDVKFAPEPKEFIEKFEGLTAKKLSEFLDMGADGVCSISPETSTMEIAAICVNAEKPVECIMVVDDEKRLLGIISPWDFLKRLWEYVEKKNG
- the hrcA gene encoding heat-inducible transcriptional repressor HrcA, with translation MKENLSTRSMAVLLSVIQDYILKAEPVSSKAVATNYSIGVSPATVRNTMAELEAAGYLVQPHTSAGRIPSEKGFRLYVDNLLKLEEPLEAQKALIRENCTVPVATGNIMRAAGKTLSALTYCAGLVIAAGPAAIAVREIRFLRVDSTHIMVVMVSVEGLVRTGVVRAGEETERLDLDRASNYLNSFAAGLSLTALRTRVLEEMRSEKNLYDELMANTLRLAEMAFAEMAADPLSDLYVEGTANILDQPEFAEDIARMKQVFNAFEEKSLLLKILDRSMEEGRVHICLGSESNVKEFEGLGFVVAPYGKEGETLGTLGVIGPLRMNYSKIIPLVDYTAGLFGRII